The proteins below are encoded in one region of Pomacea canaliculata isolate SZHN2017 linkage group LG7, ASM307304v1, whole genome shotgun sequence:
- the LOC112568252 gene encoding uncharacterized protein LOC112568252, whose translation MVRVLGAVATTLVILLILCYNVNSIAISPCNDNGVTRRRELDRCYSSCSYLYSNTTGVDWFLISRAGQSVLLATTFPWRRRSYHPAISSESRGPTYIGITFNATREMAGTLVCSVVFGNGTTLSDNCTQDVVYPFEVEDFNVTMNLQNWSLTAVFSTQKVFSALGSYYVDIKEYTVGVNGSSTIFSRLPPVVSKTSLKPYTDKLLYYRGTLTVTWSLPDRGGNYYYLGDIVPNGPTDLRIHPKIRGYFVISEPSPPTTNCPLTYVPEGGPITCMCSAKSLGTPPGRLQWLVGDDVISSGGYGVTQLQFPTNRVNRSHDGVEVTCQLDWVVKQHVTVASSVAYGPRDVSIQVISANCGVTATCTVDEVKPFTPDMIQWGGLCRGQQGAVCVFTSRGAVDDGEEVTCTVINNANNGHSVTSSVVVTLTDCVSTSSIPVKDTMATSVGASVGAALGVSVLMVCLVLVIMWIHRRHSAESVDSRKECQENHYSCLYEVSGRETNQSNTAHNTVNPGCEPNLYENV comes from the exons ATGGTGCGGGTACTTGGTGCTGTGGCTACAACTCTTGTGATTTTGCTCATCTTGTGTTACAACGTGAACA GTATCGCCATCTCTCCGTGCAATGACAATGGCGTCACAAGGAGGAGAGAACTTGACCGGTGTTATTCTTCATGTAGCTACCTGTATTCTAACACGACGGGAGTCGATTGGTTTCTCATTTCACGAGCCGGACAGTCAGTCCTTCTTGCCACGACCTTTCCCTGGAGACGTCGATCATATCATCCGGCGATCAGCAGCGAATCTCGAGGGCCAACCTACATCGGTATTACCTTTAACGCTACGAGGGAAATGGCGGGAACACTGGTGTGTTCAGTAGTCTTCGGTAACGGCACCACGTTGTCCGATAACTGCACCCAGGACGTTGTTT atCCATTTGAAGTTGAAGATTTCAATGTGACAATGAATCTACAAAACTGGAGTCTGACTGCGGTATTCTCCACACAAAAAGTCTTCTCCGCCTTGGGTTCCTACTACGTGGACATTAAAGAATACACTGTAGGG GTAAATGGGTCCTCTACTATTTTTTCTCGACTTCCCCCTGTTGTATCTAAAACGTCTTTAAAACCATACACCGACAAGCTGCTGTACTACAGGGGAACTttgacagtcacgtggtctctTCCGGACAGGGGTGGTAACTATTACTACCTTGGTGACATCGTTCCAAATGGACCAACAGATTTAAGAATTCATCCAAAAATAAGAG GTTATTTTGTGATATCCGAGCCATCTCCACCGACCACGAACTGTCCCTTGACCTATGTACCGGAAGGGGGTCCCATCACCTGCATGTGCAGCGCTAAGTCGTTAGGAACTCCACCTGGCAGACTGCAGTGGCTTGTTGGGGATGACGTCATATCATCTGGTGGATATGGCGTCACGCAGCTACAGTTTCCCACGAACCGCGTGAACCGCTCGCATGATGGCGTAGAAGTCACGTGTCAACTGGACTGGGTGGTCAAGCAGCACGTGACTGTGGCGAGCAGTGTAGCGT ATGGTCCAAGAGATGTAAGCATCCAGGTCATATCCGCCAACTGTGGGGTCACGGCGACCTGCACTGTGGATGAGGTCAAACCATTCACACCGGACATGATACAGTGGGGCGGTCTGTGTCGAGGTCAGCAAGGTGCAGTGTGCGTGTTCACCTCCCGTGGCGCGGTGGATGATGGGGAGGAGGTCACGTGCACAGTCATTAACAACGCTAACAACGGACACAGTGTCACCAGTAGTGTCGTCGTCACGCTCACAG ACTGTGTGTCTACTAGCAGCATCCCTGTGAAGGACACCATGGCGACTAGTGTAGGTGCGAGTGTGGGGGCAGCCCTCGGTGTATCGGTGTTGATGGTGTGTCTGGTGCTGGTCATCATGTGGATTCACAGACGTCATTCTGCAG AGTCGGTTGACAGTCGGAAAGAGTGTCAAGAGAACCACTACTCCTGTCTGTACGAAGTATCGGGAAGGGAGACAAATCAGA GTAACACGGCACACAACACGGTGAACCCTGGGTGTGAACCTAATTTGTATGAAAACGTTTAG